The following are encoded together in the Ignavibacteriales bacterium genome:
- a CDS encoding conjugal transfer protein TraR encodes MAAKSNTKPAKKTSAAKAKQVVKKAVKPVAKKVNPKAKSAPVKKKLIKEKAVKNKVKGVMTKKIELKNAKKIKVEKKEKVNKIPKVTKKVPAHTVVEVTSPKKVVRKVKGYGKEDLDAFKKVILDKRVEILEQLQNLKEQMMDPSTGQYVNENSPYSLHMAEQGTDAMEREKIFLWAQRENKFLGYLDDALHRIETGTYGICIECIDEPQNLCPTCPLIPKERLMAVPHSQLCLPVKQKQEKNK; translated from the coding sequence ATGGCAGCTAAATCGAATACGAAACCAGCAAAAAAAACTTCTGCTGCAAAGGCAAAGCAGGTTGTAAAAAAAGCTGTAAAACCAGTTGCTAAAAAAGTAAATCCCAAGGCAAAAAGTGCCCCGGTAAAAAAGAAATTGATAAAGGAAAAAGCCGTTAAAAATAAAGTGAAAGGTGTTATGACAAAAAAGATTGAATTAAAAAATGCTAAAAAAATTAAAGTTGAGAAGAAGGAAAAAGTAAATAAAATTCCGAAAGTAACGAAAAAAGTTCCTGCTCATACAGTAGTAGAGGTTACTTCACCAAAAAAAGTAGTTCGTAAAGTGAAGGGCTATGGAAAAGAGGATCTGGATGCATTCAAGAAAGTTATTCTGGATAAGAGAGTGGAAATTCTGGAACAGCTTCAGAATTTAAAAGAACAAATGATGGATCCAAGTACCGGGCAATATGTAAATGAAAACTCTCCCTATTCGCTTCATATGGCAGAGCAGGGAACAGATGCAATGGAAAGAGAAAAGATTTTCTTATGGGCGCAAAGAGAAAATAAATTTCTAGGATACCTGGATGACGCTCTTCATCGTATTGAAACCGGTACTTATGGAATTTGCATTGAATGTATAGATGAGCCACAAAATTTGTGTCCAACTTGCCCTTTAATTCCGAAGGAAAGATTGATGGCAGTTCCGCATAGCCAATTATGTTTGCCAGTTAAACAGAAACAAGAAAAAAATAAATAG
- the ileS gene encoding isoleucine--tRNA ligase, with amino-acid sequence MFKQNLEKIGYPEIENNILEFWNKNNIFEKSVTTRSETKPFTFYEGPPTANGKPGLHHVMARTLKDLICRYKTLKGYQVHRKAGWDTHGLPVEIEVEKALGIKNKSEIKDFGIEKYNAACRDSVFKYTDMWEKMTTRMGYWLRLDDAYVTCTNEYIESVWWALKTLFDKGLIYKDYKVVPQDPKSETVLSSHELALGYRDVQDPSVYVVMPLKDSQFTKEGPTYFLVWTTTPWTLISNVALAVGSDIDYLKVKIKDEYLILAKSRLAVIDGEPEIVAEYKGHELAGQEYEPLFTYVIPNKKAYYVIEGDFVSTEDGSGIVHIAPAFGADDYEISKKYNLPMLQPVTRGGLFTSEVTDFAGQFVKDADKHIIKKLKEMGRLFKRETILHSYPFSWRNQDVPIIYYARESWFIRTTSIAKRMVDLNKTINWVPSEVGSGRFGNWLEENKDWALSRDRFWATPLPIWVSEDNDMFAVGSIDQLKEGFIEKDGKRISVSELEQIDLHKPFVDEIFFERNGKIYRRTPELIDVWFDSGAMPFAQYHYPFENKKWFEENFPSDFICEGIDQTRGWFYTLHAIATMLFDSVAYKNILVNELILDKFGQKMSKSKGNTVSPFELFDKYGADATRWYLVTTSPPWKPTLFDEEGIVEVQRKFFGTLLNTYSFFALYANIDNFSFREDFIPYEERPEIDRWIISKLSSVISEYEELMDNYDVTKAARLVSSFTIDQLSNWYVRRSRRRFWKSEMNKSKLSAYQTLYECLNSVVKLTSPFAPFISEEIYLNLNKVTGRENAESVHLTEFLKPSYSEKELEEKMDIAQRVVGIARSMRAKNNLKVRQPLSKMMVAVDKTMRTAINKMQEVILEEVNIKELVILEDDSEIVSKSAKPNFKSIGPKFGKKANPVANAIRTLGKKEIAQIEKGETVSIQLNDEEIVITRDDVEIVSTEIAGWLVETEDNVTVAIDTKLDDNLLAEGLAREFVNRVQNMRKEAGLDVVDRISISFEGSEKLVNSVRSFKEYIINEILADKFSDKIFDGYKQEFEIGEYKCAINIKKVEL; translated from the coding sequence ATGTTCAAACAAAACTTAGAAAAAATTGGTTATCCGGAGATCGAAAATAACATATTAGAGTTCTGGAATAAGAATAATATTTTTGAAAAAAGTGTTACAACACGCAGCGAAACAAAACCGTTTACTTTTTATGAAGGTCCGCCAACTGCCAATGGCAAACCTGGCTTACACCACGTAATGGCAAGAACCTTAAAGGATTTAATTTGCCGCTACAAAACTCTTAAAGGCTACCAGGTACATCGCAAAGCAGGTTGGGATACACACGGTTTACCTGTAGAAATTGAAGTTGAAAAAGCGCTTGGAATAAAAAACAAAAGTGAAATAAAAGATTTCGGAATAGAAAAATATAACGCCGCCTGCCGAGATTCTGTTTTTAAGTATACTGATATGTGGGAAAAGATGACTACCCGCATGGGCTACTGGCTTCGTCTTGATGATGCTTATGTTACCTGCACCAATGAATACATCGAATCAGTTTGGTGGGCGTTAAAAACTTTATTTGATAAAGGACTTATTTATAAAGATTACAAAGTTGTTCCTCAGGATCCAAAATCAGAAACGGTTCTTTCTTCTCACGAACTCGCTCTCGGTTACCGTGATGTTCAGGATCCTTCTGTTTATGTTGTAATGCCGTTAAAAGATTCCCAATTTACAAAAGAAGGACCAACTTATTTTTTGGTATGGACTACAACACCCTGGACACTTATTTCCAATGTGGCACTTGCTGTTGGTTCTGACATTGATTATCTGAAAGTAAAAATCAAAGATGAATATTTAATTCTTGCCAAATCCCGCCTTGCTGTTATTGATGGTGAACCGGAAATTGTTGCAGAATATAAAGGGCACGAATTAGCCGGACAAGAATACGAACCGCTATTCACTTATGTTATACCAAACAAAAAAGCTTATTATGTTATTGAAGGAGATTTTGTAAGCACAGAAGATGGTTCTGGTATTGTTCACATTGCCCCGGCGTTTGGTGCAGATGATTATGAAATTTCTAAAAAGTATAACCTTCCAATGCTACAGCCGGTTACAAGAGGTGGATTGTTTACAAGTGAAGTTACAGATTTTGCCGGGCAGTTTGTTAAAGATGCTGACAAACATATTATTAAAAAACTTAAAGAGATGGGGAGATTATTCAAACGGGAAACTATTCTTCACTCATACCCTTTTAGCTGGAGAAACCAGGATGTGCCGATTATTTATTACGCGCGAGAATCCTGGTTTATAAGAACAACTTCAATTGCTAAGCGCATGGTAGATCTGAATAAAACAATCAATTGGGTTCCATCCGAAGTTGGCAGCGGACGCTTTGGAAACTGGCTTGAAGAGAATAAAGATTGGGCGCTTTCACGCGACCGCTTTTGGGCTACTCCACTTCCTATTTGGGTTAGTGAAGACAATGATATGTTTGCTGTGGGCAGCATAGATCAATTAAAAGAAGGATTTATTGAGAAAGATGGGAAACGAATTTCTGTTTCCGAACTTGAACAAATTGATTTACACAAACCATTTGTTGATGAAATTTTCTTCGAACGGAATGGAAAAATTTACAGAAGAACACCAGAATTGATTGATGTATGGTTCGATTCCGGAGCAATGCCGTTTGCTCAATATCATTATCCTTTTGAAAATAAAAAATGGTTCGAGGAAAATTTTCCTTCCGATTTTATTTGCGAAGGAATTGATCAAACACGCGGATGGTTCTATACTTTGCACGCAATTGCTACAATGCTGTTTGATAGTGTCGCTTATAAAAATATTCTTGTTAACGAACTTATCCTTGATAAGTTTGGACAGAAGATGTCCAAATCCAAAGGGAATACTGTTAGTCCTTTTGAATTATTTGATAAATATGGCGCAGATGCAACACGCTGGTATCTGGTTACTACAAGTCCTCCATGGAAACCAACTTTGTTTGATGAAGAAGGCATTGTTGAGGTTCAGAGGAAATTCTTTGGAACTTTGCTTAATACTTATTCATTCTTTGCTCTTTATGCAAACATCGATAATTTTTCTTTCAGGGAAGATTTTATTCCGTATGAAGAAAGACCGGAGATTGACCGCTGGATAATTTCTAAACTTAGCTCTGTAATTTCTGAGTATGAAGAGTTGATGGACAATTACGATGTTACAAAAGCTGCCAGACTTGTGTCTTCATTTACTATCGATCAGCTTTCTAACTGGTATGTAAGAAGAAGCAGAAGAAGGTTCTGGAAATCGGAAATGAACAAGAGTAAACTTTCTGCGTATCAGACTTTGTACGAATGCCTGAATTCAGTTGTTAAATTAACTTCTCCATTCGCACCATTTATTTCCGAAGAAATTTACCTGAACCTGAACAAAGTTACCGGTAGAGAAAATGCTGAATCAGTTCATTTAACAGAATTTTTAAAACCATCTTACTCTGAAAAAGAACTTGAAGAAAAAATGGATATTGCGCAGCGTGTAGTTGGAATTGCACGTTCGATGCGTGCCAAAAACAACTTGAAGGTTCGACAGCCGTTAAGCAAGATGATGGTAGCAGTTGATAAAACAATGCGGACTGCAATAAATAAAATGCAGGAAGTAATTCTTGAAGAAGTGAATATTAAAGAACTGGTAATACTTGAAGACGATTCTGAGATTGTTAGCAAATCAGCAAAACCCAATTTCAAGTCGATTGGACCTAAATTTGGCAAAAAAGCAAATCCTGTTGCTAATGCAATTCGTACTCTTGGTAAAAAAGAAATTGCACAAATAGAAAAAGGTGAAACTGTTTCTATTCAATTAAATGATGAAGAAATTGTAATTACGCGGGATGATGTTGAAATAGTAAGTACAGAGATAGCTGGCTGGCTTGTTGAAACTGAAGATAACGTTACGGTAGCAATTGATACAAAACTTGATGACAATTTATTGGCGGAAGGATTAGCAAGGGAATTTGTAAACCGCGTTCAGAATATGCGTAAAGAGGCAGGGCTTGATGTTGTTGATAGGATAAGTATTAGTTTTGAAGGTTCAGAAAAATTAGTAAATTCAGTTCGCTCTTTTAAGGAATATATTATAAATGAAATATTAGCCGATAAATTTTCTGATAAAATTTTCGATGGTTATAAGCAGGAATTTGAAATTGGCGAATATAAATGTGCGATCAATATTAAAAAGGTAGAACTATAA
- a CDS encoding purine-nucleoside phosphorylase, producing the protein MTDLLNKINETLQVIREKTSENYSIGIILGTGLGGLVKEIEITAEINYADLPHFPLSTVESHNGKLIFGKINGKNVVAMQGRFHYYEGYTMQQITYPVRVMKFLGVDTLLVSNACGGMNADYVRGDIMLMTDHINLLGDNPLIGKNEDELGPRFPDMSEPYNLELIKLAEEVALENKLKIQKGVYIAVPGPNLETRAEYKFLRATGADVVGMSTIPENIIANHMGMKVLGISIITDECFPETLKPVSVQQIIETAMKAEPKMTIIMKEVIKKL; encoded by the coding sequence ATGACCGACTTATTAAACAAAATAAATGAAACTTTGCAAGTAATCAGAGAAAAGACATCTGAAAATTATTCAATTGGAATAATATTGGGAACCGGACTTGGCGGGTTAGTTAAAGAAATTGAGATTACTGCCGAAATTAATTATGCTGATTTACCTCATTTCCCATTATCAACAGTAGAATCGCATAACGGTAAACTGATATTTGGAAAGATTAATGGAAAAAATGTTGTAGCAATGCAGGGTCGTTTCCATTACTATGAAGGCTACACAATGCAGCAAATTACTTACCCGGTACGTGTAATGAAATTCCTTGGTGTTGATACTTTGCTTGTTTCCAATGCTTGCGGTGGTATGAACGCCGATTATGTACGTGGCGATATAATGTTGATGACTGATCACATCAACTTGCTGGGGGATAATCCTCTTATTGGAAAAAATGAAGATGAACTTGGTCCAAGATTTCCAGACATGAGTGAACCATACAATTTAGAACTTATTAAACTTGCCGAAGAAGTTGCACTTGAAAACAAATTAAAAATCCAGAAAGGTGTTTATATAGCTGTTCCCGGGCCAAATCTGGAAACCCGCGCCGAATATAAATTCCTGCGTGCAACCGGAGCAGATGTAGTTGGTATGTCTACCATCCCGGAAAATATAATTGCAAATCATATGGGAATGAAAGTTCTGGGAATTAGCATTATTACTGATGAATGTTTTCCAGAAACTCTAAAACCGGTTTCAGTTCAGCAAATAATTGAAACAGCGATGAAGGCTGAACCAAAAATGACTATAATTATGAAAGAAGTGATTAAAAAATTATGA
- a CDS encoding DivIVA domain-containing protein — protein MKFSPFNIKNQEFNKSLRGYDKAEVQLFLEKLSDEFEKLNNENDSLKKDLEKTTSRINEYRKIEKNLQDTLLKAHESSSRAVDSAKKQSVLMLKEAEIKAQQILDKAREAADGIRNSVLGLREEKALIVAKLKALINSQAGLLDIKTDEFPNEVNAAKKLEQTKKLDIDVDDILEKLL, from the coding sequence ATGAAGTTTTCTCCTTTCAATATTAAAAACCAGGAGTTTAATAAATCACTTCGTGGTTACGATAAAGCTGAAGTGCAGCTATTTCTTGAAAAACTTTCAGATGAATTTGAGAAACTGAACAATGAAAATGATTCTCTTAAAAAGGATCTTGAAAAAACAACTTCCAGAATTAATGAATACCGGAAGATTGAAAAAAATTTGCAGGATACATTATTAAAGGCACACGAATCATCTTCCCGGGCTGTAGATTCTGCAAAGAAACAATCTGTTCTAATGCTAAAAGAAGCTGAGATAAAAGCGCAGCAAATCCTTGATAAAGCAAGAGAAGCGGCTGATGGAATTAGGAATTCTGTTTTAGGATTAAGAGAGGAGAAAGCGCTTATAGTTGCTAAATTAAAAGCATTAATTAATTCGCAGGCAGGATTGCTTGATATAAAAACCGATGAATTTCCAAATGAAGTTAATGCTGCAAAAAAACTTGAACAGACAAAAAAACTTGATATAGATGTAGATGATATTTTGGAAAAATTATTATGA
- a CDS encoding YggS family pyridoxal phosphate-dependent enzyme: MISENLNIVKEKITRICKNVGRNPDEIKIIAVSKNTGITSIQEVIKVGIKDLGENKAQEFAEKFPLVADNIDWHFIGHLQRNKVKFVVGKAAYIHSVDSLRLSEEINNQAQKLKCIQKILLEIKTSEEEEKYGIRNISEIFDSVAYAQNAQYLNLVGLMTMAPFTEDEKNIRKCFSDLRKLKTILNEKGFKIPELSMGMTNDFEIAIQEGSTMIRLGTAIFGERNYSKSWKEQ; the protein is encoded by the coding sequence ATGATTTCTGAAAACCTAAATATTGTTAAAGAAAAGATAACTCGTATTTGTAAAAACGTTGGAAGAAATCCAGATGAAATTAAAATTATTGCGGTTAGTAAAAACACAGGAATCACCTCTATTCAAGAAGTGATTAAAGTTGGTATAAAAGATTTAGGTGAGAACAAGGCTCAAGAATTCGCGGAAAAATTTCCTTTGGTTGCAGATAACATTGATTGGCATTTTATCGGACACCTTCAGAGGAACAAAGTTAAATTTGTTGTAGGTAAAGCGGCTTATATACATTCTGTGGATTCCTTAAGATTATCTGAAGAAATAAATAATCAGGCACAAAAATTAAAGTGTATTCAAAAAATTCTATTAGAAATAAAAACATCTGAAGAGGAAGAAAAATACGGTATTAGAAATATTTCGGAAATTTTTGATTCAGTTGCTTATGCACAGAATGCCCAGTATTTAAATTTGGTTGGCTTAATGACGATGGCTCCGTTTACCGAAGATGAAAAAAATATTAGGAAATGTTTTTCTGATTTACGTAAATTAAAGACCATCTTAAATGAAAAAGGTTTCAAAATACCTGAACTCTCAATGGGAATGACAAATGATTTTGAAATTGCGATTCAAGAAGGTTCAACAATGATTAGGTTAGGAACTGCAATATTTGGTGAACGGAATTATTCCAAAAGCTGGAAGGAACAATGA
- a CDS encoding sensor histidine kinase: MNYTHSNLQKSNFISPRNSAKVILIVSLILVFQYLLITELIAKQPETHKNFVLIIKSQEPEYTWTSSLLNSFVFSLINKLPQVETETIYIDFNSLLSINNNPEDEKTIRDKFINKHPKLIVAIDDRSFRFLIDRTDKYFPDIPILFSGISDIDYTAAAVKRSITGIVDKISLEPLIETAIVLHPEIKNVLVLFDESNLGKQQYRLIDSLLPHLSNVVNFRVFKKFSVSDIEALKKAASNSLILLFGLMTDAEGQFLSPQKTALTLSRKLNVPIYSCWSSTLNYGVVGCLQVKSFTQGIVLADMAAKILNGENAFKIPVIENGNFRYLFDYNQLKKFNINASELPLNRLVINKPTSFYNEYIEYVWIISIAFLILSVTIVFLFLNIKTRSKAEKELIKAKEEAEKSDRLKTEFLAQVSHEIRTPVNTILSFSALIKDDLIDKVNDDLVSSFQIIESGGRRLVRTIDLILNMSQLQTGNFELNPKKIDLQKEILNIVYVEFAATAKERNLEFIFKNENVTELVLCDLYTVTQIFTNLIDNAIKYTPKGKIELILDKNDQNEIYVEVKDTGIGISKDFQKNLFSPFAQEESGYSRRFEGNGLGLALVKKYAVLNNAEIIVDSTKGQGSSFKVVFKK; the protein is encoded by the coding sequence ATGAACTATACACATTCTAATCTTCAAAAATCTAATTTTATTTCACCCAGAAACTCAGCTAAGGTGATCTTAATAGTTTCCTTAATTTTGGTTTTTCAATATTTGCTTATAACAGAACTTATTGCAAAACAACCGGAAACACACAAGAATTTCGTTTTAATAATAAAATCCCAAGAGCCAGAATATACATGGACCAGTTCCTTATTAAACAGTTTTGTCTTTTCTTTAATTAATAAATTACCCCAGGTAGAAACTGAAACAATATATATCGATTTTAATTCATTATTATCAATTAATAACAATCCAGAAGATGAAAAAACTATTCGAGATAAGTTTATAAACAAGCACCCAAAATTAATTGTTGCTATTGACGATAGATCTTTCCGGTTCTTAATTGATCGAACTGACAAGTATTTCCCTGATATCCCAATCTTGTTTTCAGGTATTTCAGATATTGATTATACTGCTGCAGCAGTTAAAAGATCTATAACCGGTATTGTTGATAAAATTAGCCTGGAACCGTTGATTGAAACAGCAATTGTGTTGCATCCAGAAATAAAGAATGTTTTGGTTCTGTTTGATGAGAGTAATTTAGGTAAACAACAATATCGATTAATAGATAGCCTATTACCACATTTAAGTAACGTTGTAAATTTTAGAGTTTTTAAGAAATTTTCTGTTTCAGATATTGAAGCGCTAAAAAAAGCAGCTTCAAATTCTTTAATACTTCTATTTGGATTAATGACAGATGCTGAGGGACAATTTCTTTCTCCACAAAAGACAGCTTTAACATTATCCAGAAAGTTGAACGTTCCAATTTATAGTTGTTGGAGTTCAACATTGAATTATGGTGTAGTTGGTTGTTTACAGGTTAAATCATTTACTCAAGGTATTGTCTTAGCAGATATGGCTGCCAAAATTTTGAATGGTGAAAATGCTTTTAAAATTCCGGTAATTGAAAACGGAAATTTTAGATACCTGTTTGATTATAACCAATTAAAAAAATTCAATATTAATGCAAGTGAACTTCCTTTAAACCGACTTGTAATAAATAAACCAACTTCATTTTATAATGAATACATTGAATACGTTTGGATAATTTCAATTGCATTTTTAATCCTTTCTGTAACGATAGTATTTTTATTCTTGAACATTAAAACTAGAAGTAAAGCAGAAAAGGAGTTAATTAAAGCAAAGGAAGAAGCTGAAAAATCCGATAGATTAAAAACAGAATTTCTTGCCCAGGTGTCGCACGAGATCAGAACTCCTGTTAATACTATTCTTAGTTTTTCTGCTTTAATAAAGGATGATTTAATTGATAAAGTGAATGATGATTTAGTTTCAAGTTTCCAGATTATTGAAAGTGGTGGTAGAAGACTGGTAAGAACTATTGATCTTATTCTTAATATGTCACAACTTCAAACCGGTAATTTTGAATTGAATCCTAAAAAAATTGATCTTCAAAAAGAAATACTTAATATTGTTTATGTGGAGTTTGCAGCAACAGCTAAAGAAAGAAATTTAGAGTTTATTTTTAAAAATGAAAATGTAACTGAACTTGTACTTTGCGATCTTTATACGGTTACACAAATATTTACCAACCTAATAGATAACGCAATAAAATATACTCCAAAAGGTAAAATAGAACTCATCTTAGACAAAAATGACCAAAATGAAATTTATGTTGAAGTAAAAGATACTGGAATTGGAATCTCAAAAGATTTCCAGAAAAATCTGTTTAGCCCATTTGCCCAGGAAGAATCAGGTTACTCCAGAAGATTTGAAGGGAACGGATTGGGATTAGCTTTAGTGAAAAAATATGCCGTGCTTAATAATGCGGAAATTATTGTTGATAGTACAAAAGGGCAGGGTTCTTCGTTCAAGGTTGTATTTAAAAAATAA
- the metG gene encoding methionine--tRNA ligase, whose product MFHTKNLSKMDKEKIIVTSALPYANGKIHLGHLSGAYLPADIYVRYKRLKGADIIYICGSDEHGVPITITADKEKVNPKEIIDRYHNLNKDAFQKFGISFDIYSRTSLPIHHETAKEFFLNFYNQSILNEKNTFQFYDEKVKMFLPDRYVEGTCPNCGNEQARSDECENCGALYDPSDLKNPKSKITGETPVLKETTHYYFPLGKFQTRLEKYVDEMNQAYNWKENVLQYCRGWFKDGLQDRAVTRDLDWGVPVPLDSAKGKVLYVWFEAVLGYISATKELSIKKGNENLWKEYWQNPETKYVAFIGKDNVVFHTIVFPAMLMAWNDVSKDKFILPQNVPANEFLNFEGKKFSKSRNWGIDVDDFLNLFPADSLRYTLAANLPESRDTDFYWKEFQARNNSELADILGNFVNRTFTFAHKHFEGKVPTKGSLATIDNEMLKLLEEYPQMVSDLFEKYKIKDSVTEMMNLARAGNKYFNDSEPWKTVKFDKEKCGNTINICLQTIYTLAELFSTVIPFTSEKIFKMLNSAPTTWNNAGNENLKAEHQLNMPEILFNKIEDKTIDELTLNLYKVDEAVKPEEFEVIPIDDFKKVQLRTAQIISAEKIKKSDKLLKLQIDLGSEQRQVIAGIALSYQPEELIGKKVIVVANLKPAKLMGLESNGMILAVENSEGKVDVLEVKDSIKVGTRVK is encoded by the coding sequence ATATTTCACACAAAAAATCTGAGCAAAATGGATAAAGAAAAAATTATTGTAACATCCGCCCTACCCTATGCAAATGGAAAAATTCACCTTGGGCATTTAAGTGGAGCTTATCTACCGGCTGATATTTATGTAAGATATAAAAGACTAAAAGGTGCCGACATCATTTACATCTGTGGCTCAGATGAGCATGGTGTTCCAATTACTATCACTGCTGATAAAGAAAAAGTAAATCCTAAGGAAATTATTGACCGTTATCATAACCTAAATAAAGATGCTTTCCAAAAATTTGGGATAAGTTTTGATATTTATTCTAGAACGAGTCTTCCAATTCATCACGAAACTGCAAAGGAATTCTTTCTAAATTTTTATAATCAATCCATATTAAATGAAAAAAACACTTTCCAGTTTTATGATGAAAAAGTAAAAATGTTTTTGCCAGATCGGTATGTTGAAGGAACCTGCCCTAACTGCGGCAATGAGCAGGCAAGAAGTGATGAATGCGAAAATTGTGGTGCATTGTACGATCCATCTGATTTGAAAAATCCAAAAAGTAAAATTACCGGTGAAACACCGGTGCTTAAAGAAACCACTCATTATTATTTCCCTCTTGGAAAGTTTCAAACGAGATTGGAAAAATATGTGGATGAAATGAACCAGGCTTATAATTGGAAAGAAAACGTGCTTCAATACTGCCGTGGATGGTTTAAAGATGGTTTACAGGATAGAGCGGTTACCCGCGATCTTGATTGGGGTGTTCCCGTTCCTCTCGATTCTGCCAAAGGAAAAGTTCTTTATGTATGGTTCGAAGCTGTTCTCGGTTATATATCTGCCACCAAAGAATTATCAATAAAAAAAGGAAATGAAAATCTTTGGAAGGAATATTGGCAAAATCCTGAAACAAAATATGTTGCTTTTATTGGAAAAGATAATGTGGTTTTTCATACCATAGTTTTTCCCGCAATGTTAATGGCTTGGAATGATGTAAGTAAAGATAAATTCATCCTTCCACAAAATGTTCCGGCAAATGAGTTTTTGAATTTTGAAGGAAAGAAATTTTCCAAAAGCCGGAACTGGGGAATTGATGTTGATGATTTTCTCAATCTATTTCCTGCTGATTCACTCCGGTATACACTTGCTGCAAATCTTCCGGAAAGCAGAGACACCGATTTTTATTGGAAAGAATTCCAGGCAAGAAACAATAGCGAGCTTGCAGACATTTTGGGAAATTTTGTAAATCGTACTTTTACTTTTGCACATAAACATTTTGAAGGTAAGGTACCAACAAAAGGAAGCCTGGCTACAATTGATAATGAAATGTTAAAGCTGCTTGAAGAATATCCGCAAATGGTAAGCGATCTTTTTGAAAAATATAAAATAAAAGATAGCGTTACAGAAATGATGAATCTTGCCCGTGCTGGAAATAAATACTTTAATGATTCCGAACCCTGGAAAACTGTTAAATTTGATAAGGAAAAATGTGGCAATACAATTAATATTTGTCTTCAAACAATCTATACATTGGCAGAATTATTCTCTACTGTAATTCCATTTACATCCGAAAAGATTTTTAAGATGTTGAATTCTGCGCCTACAACTTGGAATAATGCAGGAAATGAAAATCTGAAAGCAGAACATCAACTTAACATGCCGGAAATTCTTTTTAATAAAATAGAAGACAAAACGATTGATGAATTAACACTTAATCTTTATAAAGTTGATGAAGCAGTTAAACCGGAAGAATTTGAAGTAATTCCAATTGATGATTTCAAAAAAGTTCAGCTAAGAACTGCGCAGATTATCTCAGCCGAAAAAATTAAGAAAAGCGATAAACTGCTCAAACTTCAAATTGATTTGGGATCTGAACAACGGCAAGTAATTGCTGGAATTGCCCTAAGTTATCAACCCGAAGAATTGATCGGGAAAAAAGTAATTGTTGTGGCTAATCTTAAACCAGCTAAATTAATGGGTCTGGAATCAAACGGAATGATCCTGGCGGTGGAAAATTCAGAAGGCAAAGTTGATGTTTTAGAGGTTAAAGATTCTATTAAAGTTGGAACAAGAGTAAAATAA